The Hemicordylus capensis ecotype Gifberg chromosome 6, rHemCap1.1.pri, whole genome shotgun sequence genome window below encodes:
- the LOC128331813 gene encoding uridine phosphorylase 1-like isoform X1 has translation MSVPCMTEMKPAGRLPSKESIIHIPNRHFEKMEEDVLYHFAFGTRTHNLPALFGDVKFVCTGGSPARMKAFITYIATLLGIKKTSNDFPNMCATTDRYAMYKAGPVLAVSVSVPVMNLWLEFQPLLYKQKLHFHAYTEGEHGIGMPSIAIMLHELTKLLHHSKCSNVVIIRIGTSGGIGLEPGSVVITRQAVNASFKPQLEQVVLGKSVYRRTNLNEDLAEDLLECGFELQEFNTVIGNTMCTLDFYEGQARLDGAICSYSEEDKVKYLSAAYDAGVRNIEMESAIVAAICNLTCIKAAVVCVTLLNRLEGDRITSSQEVLMQYEERPQKLVGHFIMKRLGKK, from the exons ATGTCCGTACCTTGCATGACTGAGAtgaagccagcaggcaggctgccATCAAA AGAAAGCATCATTCACATCCCCAACCGTCACTTTGAGAAGATGGAAGAAGATGTGCTATATCATTTTGCTTTTGGTACTCGCACGCACAATTTACCTGCCTTGTTCGGTGATGTAAAG TTTGTATGCACCGGAGGAAGCCCTGCACGGATGAAAGCATTTATCACCTATATTGCTACACTGCttggaattaaaaaaacaagtaaTGACTTTCCCAACATGTGTGCAACAACAGATCGCTATGCAATGTACAAAGCAGGTCCCGTGCTGGCAGTCAGTGTGAGTGTACCAGTTATGAATCTTTGGCTGGAATTCCAACCCCTTCTGTACAAGCAAAAACTACACTTTCATGCATACACAGAAGGAGAG catGGAATAGGGATGCCGTCCATTGCGATCATGTTACATGAACTGACCAAGCTGCTGCATCATTCCAAATGCTCCAATGTTGTCATTATTCGCATTGGCACATCTGGTGGAATAG GTTTGGAACCAGGATCAGTAGTGATCACTAGGCAAGCTGTAAATGCCTCTTTCAAGCCTCAGCTGGAACAGGTTGTTCTGGGGAAATCTGTATATCGCAGAACAAACCTAAATGAGGACCTGGCTGAAGACCTGTTGGAGTGTGGCTTCGAACTACAGGAATTCAACACAGTAATTGGAAATACTATGTGCACACTGGATTTCTATGAAG GTCAAGCCCGCCTTGATGGTGCAATCTGCTCCTACAGTGAGGAAGACAAAGTGAAATATTTATCGGCAGCTTACGATGCTGGAGTCAGAAATATTGAGATGGAATCTGCCATTGTTGCGGCGATATGCAATCTGACTTGTATCAAAG CTGCTGTGGTATGTGTCACACTCCTGAATCGTCTTGAAGGTGACAGAATTACCAGCTCTCAAGAGGTACTGATGCAGTATGAGGAAAGACCACAAAAACTGGTGGGACACTTTATTATGAAGCGTCTTGGGAAAAAGTGA
- the LOC128331813 gene encoding uridine phosphorylase 1-like isoform X2 — MEEDVLYHFAFGTRTHNLPALFGDVKFVCTGGSPARMKAFITYIATLLGIKKTSNDFPNMCATTDRYAMYKAGPVLAVSVSVPVMNLWLEFQPLLYKQKLHFHAYTEGEHGIGMPSIAIMLHELTKLLHHSKCSNVVIIRIGTSGGIGLEPGSVVITRQAVNASFKPQLEQVVLGKSVYRRTNLNEDLAEDLLECGFELQEFNTVIGNTMCTLDFYEGQARLDGAICSYSEEDKVKYLSAAYDAGVRNIEMESAIVAAICNLTCIKAAVVCVTLLNRLEGDRITSSQEVLMQYEERPQKLVGHFIMKRLGKK, encoded by the exons ATGGAAGAAGATGTGCTATATCATTTTGCTTTTGGTACTCGCACGCACAATTTACCTGCCTTGTTCGGTGATGTAAAG TTTGTATGCACCGGAGGAAGCCCTGCACGGATGAAAGCATTTATCACCTATATTGCTACACTGCttggaattaaaaaaacaagtaaTGACTTTCCCAACATGTGTGCAACAACAGATCGCTATGCAATGTACAAAGCAGGTCCCGTGCTGGCAGTCAGTGTGAGTGTACCAGTTATGAATCTTTGGCTGGAATTCCAACCCCTTCTGTACAAGCAAAAACTACACTTTCATGCATACACAGAAGGAGAG catGGAATAGGGATGCCGTCCATTGCGATCATGTTACATGAACTGACCAAGCTGCTGCATCATTCCAAATGCTCCAATGTTGTCATTATTCGCATTGGCACATCTGGTGGAATAG GTTTGGAACCAGGATCAGTAGTGATCACTAGGCAAGCTGTAAATGCCTCTTTCAAGCCTCAGCTGGAACAGGTTGTTCTGGGGAAATCTGTATATCGCAGAACAAACCTAAATGAGGACCTGGCTGAAGACCTGTTGGAGTGTGGCTTCGAACTACAGGAATTCAACACAGTAATTGGAAATACTATGTGCACACTGGATTTCTATGAAG GTCAAGCCCGCCTTGATGGTGCAATCTGCTCCTACAGTGAGGAAGACAAAGTGAAATATTTATCGGCAGCTTACGATGCTGGAGTCAGAAATATTGAGATGGAATCTGCCATTGTTGCGGCGATATGCAATCTGACTTGTATCAAAG CTGCTGTGGTATGTGTCACACTCCTGAATCGTCTTGAAGGTGACAGAATTACCAGCTCTCAAGAGGTACTGATGCAGTATGAGGAAAGACCACAAAAACTGGTGGGACACTTTATTATGAAGCGTCTTGGGAAAAAGTGA